One genomic segment of Terriglobia bacterium includes these proteins:
- a CDS encoding helix-turn-helix domain-containing protein, with protein sequence MNAGQRLKAARDKLGLTIRDVEAASVRLAARHKSEDYTIPLSRLSDIETKGIIPSIFRLYTLSVIYRVRFEELLSWYGVNLAQTANDLSVFDPPKTHLLRATIGTAKVEVPVRMDPGFDIRRTTNLGRMIDKWGAIPFLYLQQLAESAYTYGYIGMEDFTMYPLLLPGSFVQIDETRNKVAEGMWRSEYERPIYLVETRDGFTCCWCALKQNQIMLQPHPLSPVQPRILKDQQEAEVLGQVVGVAMRLSDWVPSPPAKAGKAPKELN encoded by the coding sequence ATGAACGCCGGTCAGAGACTTAAAGCCGCTCGCGACAAACTTGGCTTGACCATTCGAGACGTGGAGGCCGCCAGCGTTCGCCTGGCTGCCAGGCATAAGAGTGAGGATTACACCATCCCTCTGAGCCGGCTCTCGGATATCGAGACCAAGGGCATCATCCCCAGCATCTTCAGGCTGTACACCTTATCCGTCATTTACCGCGTCCGTTTCGAGGAGCTGCTGTCATGGTACGGAGTTAACCTGGCCCAAACCGCCAATGATCTGAGCGTCTTCGACCCGCCGAAAACCCACCTCCTGCGCGCCACCATCGGTACCGCCAAAGTCGAGGTCCCGGTTCGCATGGACCCGGGCTTCGATATTCGGCGTACCACCAATCTCGGCCGCATGATCGACAAGTGGGGCGCCATCCCGTTCCTCTATTTACAGCAGCTCGCGGAATCCGCTTACACCTACGGGTACATCGGGATGGAGGATTTCACGATGTATCCCCTGTTGCTGCCGGGATCGTTCGTTCAGATCGATGAAACGAGGAACAAAGTCGCGGAGGGGATGTGGCGCTCGGAATATGAACGCCCCATTTACCTTGTCGAAACCAGGGATGGATTCACCTGCTGCTGGTGCGCCCTGAAGCAAAACCAGATCATGTTACAGCCGCATCCGCTGTCGCCGGTGCAACCGCGCATCTTAAAGGACCAGCAGGAGGCCGAGGTGCTCGGGCAAGTGGTGGGCGTCGCTATGCGGCTCTCTGATTGGGTTCCTTCGCCGCCTGCGAAAGCTGGGAAAGCGCCAAAAGAATTGAATTGA
- a CDS encoding Na+:solute symporter: MTFTFLDWAAIVAYLGITLALGLYFRSRSGKTVDDYFVSGRNVNWWLAGTSMVATTFAADTPLVVTGLVYRQGISGNWLWWSFLLSGMMTVFLFARLWRRSGLLTDVQFAEIRYSGRPAAFLRGFRALYLGLLMNCIILGWVTKAMTSIVSVTLGGTPLLNSVSRALTPLGSLWSGPDGAALAICVLFLIPFTGLYVALGGLWGVLWTDLFQFVLKMTIVIAVAYYAVHAIGGMDVMLARLRAMQASTPNSTNPTALFPDFSHGLTAEVIWMYPVITFLVNIALQWWAFWYPGAEPGGGGYIAQRIFSAKDERHGLLSVLWFNVAHYAVRPWPWIVTGLAVVVLYPGLAEPEKGYMMVLNQHLPHAFRGIAIAGFLAAFMSTVATQLNWGASYLVADFYRRFIKRNASERHYVVASRLATVFLVIASAWVSVQLTSIGGGWQVVLEIGAGTGLVYLLRWYWWRINAWSEISAMATSLLVSLLLNWKGLWLRVSGNESLFVGSGPVVFAKTALTTTIITTLAWIVVTFLTKPEPERVLVSFYRKTRPDVRGWRPIARLTPDVTANRDLGRNLIAWLLGCAMVYLALFGLGKLILNQPGLGIALLISSVVCAFLLYKEQSSRGWGAEQDQGSA; encoded by the coding sequence ATGACCTTCACCTTCCTCGACTGGGCCGCCATCGTCGCCTATCTCGGCATCACCCTCGCGCTCGGACTCTACTTTCGCAGCCGCTCCGGCAAGACCGTGGACGACTACTTCGTCTCCGGGCGCAACGTGAATTGGTGGCTCGCCGGCACGTCCATGGTCGCCACCACCTTCGCCGCCGACACCCCGCTGGTGGTCACCGGGCTGGTCTACCGCCAGGGCATCAGCGGCAACTGGCTGTGGTGGAGCTTCCTGCTCTCCGGGATGATGACTGTCTTCCTCTTCGCCCGGCTGTGGCGGCGTTCCGGGCTGCTCACCGACGTGCAATTCGCCGAGATTCGCTACAGCGGACGTCCCGCCGCCTTTCTTCGCGGATTTCGCGCGCTCTATCTCGGCTTGCTGATGAACTGCATCATCCTCGGCTGGGTGACCAAGGCGATGACATCCATTGTCAGCGTCACTCTGGGCGGCACGCCGCTGCTGAACTCGGTGAGCCGCGCGCTCACGCCCCTCGGCTCGCTCTGGTCCGGCCCCGACGGCGCCGCGCTCGCCATCTGCGTGCTCTTCCTGATTCCGTTTACCGGACTGTACGTCGCGCTTGGCGGACTTTGGGGCGTGCTCTGGACCGACCTGTTTCAGTTTGTCCTCAAGATGACCATCGTCATCGCGGTGGCGTATTACGCGGTGCATGCCATCGGCGGCATGGATGTCATGCTCGCCCGCCTGCGCGCGATGCAGGCGTCCACGCCGAATTCCACCAATCCCACGGCTCTGTTTCCCGACTTTTCGCACGGCCTGACCGCCGAAGTGATCTGGATGTACCCGGTCATCACTTTTCTGGTGAACATTGCGCTGCAGTGGTGGGCGTTCTGGTATCCGGGCGCCGAGCCCGGTGGTGGCGGCTATATCGCGCAGCGCATCTTCAGCGCCAAGGACGAGCGCCATGGCCTGCTCTCCGTCCTCTGGTTCAATGTCGCGCACTACGCCGTGCGCCCGTGGCCGTGGATCGTCACCGGCCTGGCGGTGGTCGTTCTGTATCCCGGCCTCGCCGAACCCGAGAAGGGCTACATGATGGTGCTCAATCAGCACCTTCCGCACGCCTTCCGCGGCATCGCCATCGCCGGGTTCCTGGCCGCGTTCATGTCCACCGTGGCCACGCAGCTGAACTGGGGAGCTTCCTACCTGGTCGCCGATTTCTACCGGCGTTTCATCAAGCGCAACGCCTCCGAGCGCCATTACGTAGTCGCCTCCCGTCTCGCCACCGTATTCTTGGTGATCGCCTCGGCGTGGGTTTCGGTGCAGTTGACCTCGATCGGCGGCGGCTGGCAGGTGGTGCTGGAAATCGGCGCCGGCACCGGGCTGGTTTACCTGCTGCGCTGGTACTGGTGGCGCATCAATGCCTGGAGCGAAATTTCCGCCATGGCTACCTCGCTCCTCGTCAGCCTGCTGCTGAATTGGAAGGGTCTGTGGCTGCGCGTTAGCGGCAATGAATCTCTGTTTGTCGGCAGCGGCCCGGTGGTGTTCGCGAAAACCGCGCTGACCACGACGATCATCACCACGCTGGCGTGGATCGTCGTGACTTTCCTGACCAAACCCGAACCCGAGCGCGTCCTGGTTTCCTTCTACCGCAAGACTCGACCCGACGTCCGCGGCTGGCGACCGATCGCGCGCCTCACGCCCGACGTTACCGCCAATCGCGACCTCGGCCGCAACCTGATCGCGTGGCTGCTGGGCTGCGCCATGGTTTACCTGGCGCTGTTTGGCCTGGGAAAACTGATTCTCAATCAGCCCGGACTTGGCATTGCGCTGCTGATCAGTTCAGTGGTGTGCGCGTTCCTGCTGTACAAAGAGCAGTCGAGCCGCGGTTGGGGAGCGGAACAGGATCAAGGGTCCGCATGA